The following proteins are encoded in a genomic region of Brachypodium distachyon strain Bd21 chromosome 1, Brachypodium_distachyon_v3.0, whole genome shotgun sequence:
- the LOC100822269 gene encoding E3 ubiquitin-protein ligase CSU1, which yields MPQRHSKNNNDLAFFTYEEKRKLGYGTQRERLGKDSIKPFDACCLCLKPLIDPLACPKGHTFCKECILECLLAQKKDIKRKLIAHESQKKQEKEEEEEKLMLQKSKELDAFDQQNHGAVPQYYERSDSQDKNGFHGANSVKVTSFEEEALRTMKAFWLPSATPEATVKVDAPCTDTICPEGQEKLKLKSLFPISFTEENADQRSKKSVEKSYMCPSCKSTLTNTMSLVAISTCGHVFCKKCSDKFLATDKVCLMCNKPCKERNLVPLEKGGTGFAAHDDRLEAKNFKHLGSGSGLGLVKPAPKS from the exons ATGCCGCAGCGCCACTCGAAGAACAACAACGACCTCGCCTTCTTCACCTACGAGGAGAAGCGGAAGCTCGGGTACGGCACGCAGCGGGAGCGGCTCGGGAAGGACTCCATCAAGCCCTTCGACGCCTGCTGCCTCTGCCTCAAGCCGCTCATCGACCCGCTCGCCTGCCCCAAGGGCCACACCTTCTGCAAGGAGTGCATCCTCGagtgcctcctcgcgcagaaGAAGGACATCAAGCG CAAGCTTATAGCTCATGAGTCCCAGAAAAAgcaagagaaggaagaggaggaagagaaactGATGCTGCAAAAGTCCAAGGAGTTGGATGCTTTTGATCAGCAGAATCATGGAGCTGTTCCCCAATACTATGAACGTAGTGATTCCCAAGATAAGAATGGTTTTCATGGAGCAAACAGTGTGAAGGTTACCTCCTTTGAAGAGGAGGCCCTCCGCACCATGAAGGCGTTCTGGCTTCCGTCGGCTACTCCTGAAGCTACTGTCAAGGTAGATGCCCCCTGCACGGACACAATCTGCCCCGAGGGGCAGGAGAAGCTGAAGTTGAAATCGCTCTTTCCTATCTCTTTCACCGAAGAAAATGCTGACCAGAGAAGCAAGAAGTCAGTGGAGAAGAGCTACATGTGCCCTAGTTGCAAATCCACCCTCACAAACACCATGTCCCTGGTGGCAATAAGCACTTGTGGCCATGTGTTCTGCAAGAAGTGCTCAGACAAGTTCCTAGCAACAGATAAGGTCTGCTTAATGTGCAATAAACCCTGCAAAGAGAGAAATTTAGTTCCTTTAGAGAAAGGGGGAACTGGTTTTGCAGCACATGACGATCGCTTAGAGGCAAAGAATTTCAAGCACCTGGGGAGCGGTTCCGGGCTAGGATTAGTGAAGCCTGCTCCCAAGTCCTAA